The following coding sequences are from one Psychrobacter sp. AH5 window:
- a CDS encoding DUF1653 domain-containing protein — protein sequence MTKNNSDSQTIPQGIYRHYKGNLYQVLHTARHSETEEPLVVYRCLYGEYGVWVRPLAMFSETITRDGKQIPRFELIKALTS from the coding sequence ATGACGAAAAATAACTCAGATTCTCAAACCATCCCCCAAGGCATCTACCGCCACTATAAAGGCAATCTTTACCAAGTTTTGCACACTGCACGTCATTCCGAAACCGAAGAGCCACTAGTGGTTTATCGCTGTCTTTATGGTGAGTATGGCGTTTGGGTACGGCCTTTAGCTATGTTTAGCGAGACAATCACTCGCGACGGTAAGCAGATACCGCGCTTTGAGTTGATTAAAGCTTTAACGAGCTAA
- a CDS encoding ABC transporter substrate-binding protein, whose product MANTALILTLEWFLNPDHLPFIAGIYTGAYQDAGLDITMIEPTEHYDGFAALQTGEIDLHVNEPIHLFEHHFEDLKALGCFFVTDGGVMMKQSSMDKLHQNQPIRITTPSANAITNKIGFEILRRYAAQKDLVLEHDKVEFVETDFQHLHHLQHGDAHGDFDGAWLCFYNFEGIEANHLGLSYTFIDQNLSPYPNFSALELMTTHSTFAKKQEAIQQFVKVSEKMTQLCVDDAVRAREIYYGYTNETPSALMDNIINDTLKRLIAAIEPNNERWSALREMLTELDIAAISDAHYEKLWQ is encoded by the coding sequence GTGGCGAATACAGCACTGATATTGACGTTAGAGTGGTTTTTGAACCCTGATCATCTACCCTTTATTGCAGGGATTTATACCGGCGCTTATCAAGACGCTGGACTTGATATTACTATGATAGAACCAACTGAGCATTATGATGGTTTTGCTGCGTTGCAGACTGGTGAAATTGATTTGCACGTCAATGAGCCAATTCATCTGTTTGAACATCATTTTGAGGATCTAAAAGCGCTCGGCTGTTTTTTTGTCACTGATGGCGGAGTCATGATGAAGCAAAGCAGTATGGATAAGCTGCATCAAAATCAGCCGATTCGCATTACCACCCCATCAGCGAATGCTATTACTAATAAAATCGGTTTTGAGATACTACGTCGTTATGCGGCGCAAAAAGACTTGGTTTTAGAACACGATAAAGTTGAGTTTGTAGAGACTGATTTTCAGCATTTACATCATTTACAACACGGTGATGCACATGGAGACTTTGATGGCGCGTGGCTGTGTTTTTATAACTTTGAGGGCATTGAAGCCAATCATCTTGGGCTTAGTTATACGTTTATCGATCAAAACTTATCGCCTTATCCTAATTTTTCGGCTTTAGAGCTGATGACGACGCATAGCACTTTTGCCAAAAAACAAGAGGCTATACAGCAGTTTGTCAAAGTTAGCGAAAAGATGACGCAGCTTTGTGTTGATGACGCTGTAAGGGCGCGTGAGATTTATTATGGTTATACTAATGAGACGCCATCGGCACTGATGGATAATATTATTAATGATACTTTAAAACGTCTAATAGCAGCCATTGAGCCAAATAACGAGCGTTGGTCAGCGCTACGCGAGATGCTAACTGAATTAGATATCGCGGCTATTAGTGACGCCCATTATGAGAAATTATGGCAGTGA
- a CDS encoding SDR family NAD(P)-dependent oxidoreductase, whose translation MIVLITGASAGFGKALAEKLVAKGHRVIGCARRLEKLETMANELGELFLPVQMDVSETASLPKIIADLPANFAQIDVLVNNAGLALGTEPAFDASLADWLQMVDTNIKGTIALTHTILPEMVKRNSGYIINVGSIAGTWPYYGGNVYGATKAFVKQFSLNLRADLLGTQVRVTNLEPGNVAGTEFSNVRYHGDDEKAAKVYDGFKTMSGEDIGDILLWLIESPAHINVNRMEIMPVAQTFNGLTIAKEDS comes from the coding sequence ATGATTGTTTTAATTACTGGTGCTAGTGCAGGATTTGGTAAAGCATTGGCTGAGAAATTAGTCGCTAAAGGTCACCGCGTGATTGGCTGTGCTCGGCGCTTAGAGAAGCTTGAAACCATGGCAAACGAGTTAGGCGAGTTGTTTTTGCCGGTGCAGATGGATGTCAGTGAGACGGCCTCGCTACCAAAGATAATCGCTGACTTGCCTGCTAACTTTGCGCAAATCGATGTGTTAGTAAATAACGCCGGACTCGCTCTCGGTACGGAACCTGCTTTTGACGCTAGTCTTGCCGATTGGCTACAAATGGTCGACACCAATATCAAAGGTACTATAGCCTTAACGCATACCATCTTACCTGAAATGGTAAAACGCAATAGCGGCTATATCATTAACGTTGGCTCTATCGCTGGCACTTGGCCTTATTATGGCGGCAATGTCTACGGTGCGACCAAAGCTTTTGTGAAGCAGTTTAGTCTTAACTTGCGTGCCGATTTATTGGGCACACAAGTGCGCGTGACCAATCTTGAGCCGGGCAATGTAGCGGGTACTGAATTTTCAAACGTGCGCTATCATGGCGATGATGAAAAGGCTGCCAAGGTTTATGATGGCTTCAAAACAATGAGCGGTGAAGATATCGGCGATATTTTGTTGTGGCTCATTGAGTCTCCTGCTCACATTAATGTCAATCGCATGGAGATCATGCCAGTGGCGCAAACTTTCAATGGTTTAACGATTGCTAAAGAAGATAGCTAA